Proteins encoded in a region of the Zea mays cultivar B73 chromosome 4, Zm-B73-REFERENCE-NAM-5.0, whole genome shotgun sequence genome:
- the LOC103653863 gene encoding protein ALTERED PHOSPHATE STARVATION RESPONSE 1 translates to MGAASSREGDAAREHTRRCRERRRLMREAARLRHHLAASHAAYLRSLGVVASALTRFAVGEPLPVSDHTPPAVLAHRPVVAPSTPPPLLRAIDQPQREEARGGASAGVGVGSGSAGAAAGEDMMRMVVRHRSLAEVAAGLEEYFLKASVAGDTVSSLLEASSTAEFNGGSHSFLGALCCLSAPALDRVDSMGSRQRHSATLQQLLAWEKKLYKDVKAREKLQIRHDKKLAALRDQEYSRKVDVDIQKLKAAWDRARAQLEAASQSADAASASIAQLRDTRLARQLLELCHATLDMWRAMRQHHGAQSLFAQQLRGLSSRTSMDPTTEIHHQATRALEAAMAAWAAAMAHMAKHQRDYVHAIHGWLKLTLTLTPVDAAEASPLAAELTAFVERWGKVLDRVNCVDVLKAIKSFAGAAARSTRSRATSCGWRGASGSTPVSWTASPGCCGRLRRATTTRTCPGSCRCGTGGGRRGGTTCRRATPATRWLSAGTRSRLAGRWWRTRCGGMPRPSTPRGRPRSPACKGSCLPFSSPWPRSRRRLRIRWRTHARLHSRTPTTCSRSHPLVLFFVGILFFMSLAPIHRFIEYRTQRENTNTNKTTKKSPGVFGCCYLLPFVNVCNPPHNVSIR, encoded by the exons ATGGGGGCCGCCTCGTCGCGGGAAGGGGACGCGGCGCGCGAGCACACGAGGCGGTGCCGGGAGCGGCGGCGGCTGATGCGGGAGGCCGCGCGCCTGCGGCACCACCTGGCGGCCTCGCACGCCGCCTACCTCCGGTCGCTCGGCGTCGTGGCGTCCGCGCTCACGCGCTTCGCGGTCGGCGAGCCGCTCCCGGTGTCCGACCACACCCCGCCCGCCGTGCTCGCGCACCGCCCGGTCGTCGCCCCCtccacgccgccgccgctgctccgCGCCATCGACCAGCCGCAGCGCGAGGAGGCGCGGGGCGGCGCTTCTGCCGGCGTCGGCGTCGGCAGCGGCAGCGCCGGTGCTGCTGCAGGGGAGGACATGATGAGGATGGTGGTCAGGCACCGGAGCCTCGCGGAGGTCGCGGCGGGGCTGGAGGAGTACTTCCTCAAGGCCAGCGTCGCCGGAGACACGGTGTCCAGCCTGCTTGAGGCCAGTTCCACCGCCGAGTTCAACG GTGGCTCACACAGCTTCTTGGGCGCCCTCTGCTGCCTTTCGGCGCCAGCGCTTGACCGCGTCGACAGCATGGGCAGCCGGCAGAGGCACAGCGCCACCTTGCAGCAGCTCCTGGCGTGGGAGAAGAAGCTCTACAAGGATGTCAAG GCCAGGGAGAAACTGCAGATACGACACGACAAGAAGCTCGCCGCGCTGCGGGACCAGGAGTACAGCCGGAAGGTCGACGTGGACATCCAGAAGCTCAAGGCGGCGTGGGACAGGGCGCGCGCGCAGCTCGAGGCAGCCTCCCAGTCCGCGGACGCGGCCTCGGCCTCCATCGCCCAGCTCCGCGACACCCGCCTCGCGCGCCAGCTCCTGGAGCTCTGCCACGCCACGCTCGACATGTGGCGGGCGATGCGGCAGCACCACGGGGCGCAGAGCCTGTTCGCGCAGCAGCTGCGCGGGCTGAGCAGCCGCACGTCCATGGACCCCACGACCGAGATCCACCACCAGGCCACGCGGGCGCTCGAGGCCGCCATGGCCGCCTGGGCCGCGGCCATGGCACACATGGCGAAGCACCAGCGCGACTACGTCCACGCCATCCACGGCTGGCTCAAGCTCACGCTGACGCTGACGCCTGTCGACGCCGCCGAGGCCTCTCCCCTGGCCGCGGAGCTCACCGCGTTCGTCGAGCGGTGGGGGAAGGTGCTCGACCGCGTGAACTGCGTCGACGTGCTCAAGGCGATCAAGAGCTTCGCGGGCGCGGCCGCGCGATCCACGCGCTCCAGAGCGACGAgctgcgggtggcgcggcgcgtcaGGCAGTACTCCCGTGAGCTGGACCGCAAGTCCCGGATGCTGCGGCAGGTTGAGACGAGCTACTACGACTCGTACCTGCCCGGGGTCATGTCGATGTGGCACTGGGGGAGGCCGGCGTGGAGGGACCACCTGCAGGCGCGCGACGCCGGCAACGAGGTGGCTCAGCGCAGGGACGAGATCGCGGCTTGCCGGAAGATGGTGGAGGACGAGATGCGGAGGCATGCCAAGGCCATCGACGCCACGAGGACGGCCACGATCACCGGCGTGCAAGGGAAGCTGCCTGCCGTTTTCCAGTCCATGGCCGCGTTCTCGGCGTCGCTTGCGAATTCGCTGGAGGACGCATGCAAGGCTCCACAGCAGAACACCAACGACATGCAGTCGTAGCCATCCGCTCGTTCTTTTTTTCGTTGGCATTTTGTTTTTCATGTCTCTAGCACCTATACATAGATTCATAGAATACAGAACACAGAGAGAAAATACAAATACGAATAAGACCACAAAAAAAAGTCCTGGTGTTTTTGGCTGTTGTTACTTGTTACCCTTTGTAAATGTATGCAATCCCCCACATAATGTTTCCATTCGTTAG